The following proteins are co-located in the Pyxidicoccus trucidator genome:
- the nadA gene encoding quinolinate synthase NadA, which produces MGTEVDYGRQIQEFKRSMNAVILAHYYQESEVQDLADFVGDSLALAQAAATTKADVIVFCGVHFMAETAKILNPTRQVLLPDLKAGCSLSDRCPPGAFKAFKDKHPGAFVVSYVNSSAAVKAMSDVICTSSNAVKIVNQVPKDRQVLFAPDQHLGRYVMKQTGRDMVLWPGSCIVHEIFSEKKLVQLKVEHPEAEVVAHPECEAAVLRHADFIGSTKGLLDHVLKSPKEKFIVVTEAGILHQMKKGAPHKTFIPAPPDNGCACNECPYMRLNTLEKLWRCMKDRSPELVMPVDLREAARAPLQRMLEWSQ; this is translated from the coding sequence ATGGGCACCGAGGTGGACTACGGGCGGCAAATCCAGGAGTTCAAGCGTTCGATGAACGCGGTCATCCTGGCGCATTACTACCAGGAGAGCGAGGTCCAGGACCTGGCGGACTTCGTGGGGGACAGCCTGGCGCTGGCGCAGGCGGCGGCGACGACGAAGGCGGACGTCATCGTCTTCTGCGGCGTGCACTTCATGGCGGAGACGGCGAAAATCCTCAACCCGACGCGTCAGGTGCTGCTGCCGGACCTGAAGGCGGGCTGCTCGCTGTCGGACCGGTGCCCACCGGGGGCCTTCAAGGCCTTCAAGGACAAGCACCCCGGGGCCTTCGTGGTGAGCTACGTGAACAGCTCCGCCGCGGTGAAGGCGATGAGCGACGTCATCTGCACGTCCTCCAATGCGGTGAAAATCGTGAACCAGGTGCCGAAAGACAGGCAGGTGCTCTTCGCGCCGGACCAGCACCTGGGCCGCTACGTGATGAAGCAGACCGGTCGCGACATGGTGCTGTGGCCGGGCAGCTGCATCGTCCACGAAATCTTCAGCGAGAAGAAGCTGGTGCAGCTGAAGGTGGAGCACCCGGAGGCGGAGGTGGTGGCCCATCCGGAGTGCGAGGCGGCGGTGCTGCGGCACGCGGACTTCATCGGCTCCACCAAGGGGCTGCTGGACCACGTGCTGAAGAGCCCGAAGGAGAAGTTCATCGTGGTGACGGAGGCGGGCATCCTCCACCAGATGAAGAAGGGGGCGCCGCACAAGACGTTCATCCCCGCGCCTCCGGACAACGGCTGCGCGTGCAACGAGTGCCCGTACATGCGGCTGAACACGCTGGAGAAGCTCTGGCGCTGCATGAAGGACCGCTCACCGGAGCTGGTGATGCCGGTGGACCTGAGGGAAGCCGCCCGGGCGCCGCTGCAGCGGATGCTGGAGTGGTCACAGTAG
- a CDS encoding class I SAM-dependent methyltransferase — translation MRRALVPLLRCPRCRRGGLQPEADAAVLLFGPLRCGECRATYPVAEGVADLVAEHHASGTVQRGLEQRWVARSYERYVRPALERALTRQSLDRDSEYLLYRSLLGRPEAPVLDVGCGTGLLARRLAREAAFPAVAALDVSRAMLEEGVAQAREAGATVDFLRAEAPYLPFQDGALGAVLMAGSLHFVADLGRMMLEVARVLRPGGRWVASTYVPPGAPTALLHRKLGLHPRGEAELRREAAAVGLVRFERMALPPLLVLKAEKGSAETVR, via the coding sequence ATGCGGCGCGCGCTCGTTCCCCTCCTGAGGTGTCCCCGGTGCCGGCGTGGCGGCCTCCAGCCGGAGGCGGACGCCGCGGTGCTGCTCTTCGGCCCGTTGCGCTGCGGCGAGTGCCGCGCCACCTACCCCGTGGCCGAGGGTGTGGCGGACCTGGTGGCGGAGCACCACGCGTCCGGCACGGTGCAGCGCGGCCTGGAGCAGCGCTGGGTGGCGCGCTCCTATGAGCGCTACGTGCGCCCCGCCCTCGAGCGAGCCCTCACCCGCCAGTCGCTGGACCGCGACAGCGAGTACCTCCTCTACCGGAGCCTGCTGGGCCGCCCGGAGGCGCCGGTGCTGGACGTGGGCTGCGGCACCGGGCTGCTGGCGCGGCGGCTGGCGCGAGAGGCGGCCTTCCCGGCCGTGGCCGCCCTGGACGTGTCCCGCGCCATGCTGGAGGAGGGCGTGGCCCAGGCGCGCGAGGCCGGGGCGACGGTGGACTTCCTGCGCGCGGAGGCACCCTACCTACCCTTCCAGGACGGCGCGCTCGGCGCGGTGCTGATGGCCGGCTCGCTGCACTTCGTGGCCGACCTGGGCCGGATGATGTTGGAGGTGGCGCGCGTGCTGCGCCCCGGTGGCCGCTGGGTGGCCAGCACCTACGTGCCCCCGGGAGCGCCCACGGCGCTGCTGCACCGGAAGCTGGGACTGCACCCGCGCGGCGAGGCCGAGTTGCGCCGGGAGGCCGCGGCGGTGGGGCTGGTGCGCTTCGAGCGCATGGCCCTGCCCCCGCTGCTGGTGCTCAAGGCGGAGAAGGGCTCCGCCGAGACAGTCAGATGA
- a CDS encoding metallothionein — MTRIATLVAAGLMAGGLLLAPGSAQACEAHARAAAEAKKAEASQAEPGKADAKPTDTVKANQAGAVDAKGARGEVERPLDALDSLIAGKCQCGSKADCTCKKGSCDCSKCQKPKRQVMDALRGRPAELKLQEARYDASAGIFI; from the coding sequence ATGACGCGCATCGCGACGCTGGTGGCCGCGGGGCTGATGGCCGGAGGGCTGCTGCTGGCACCGGGCTCGGCGCAGGCCTGCGAGGCCCATGCACGGGCCGCCGCGGAGGCGAAGAAGGCCGAGGCGAGCCAGGCGGAGCCGGGCAAGGCCGACGCGAAGCCGACGGACACCGTCAAGGCGAACCAGGCCGGCGCGGTGGACGCGAAGGGCGCGCGCGGCGAGGTGGAGCGTCCGCTGGATGCGCTGGACTCGCTCATCGCCGGCAAGTGTCAGTGCGGCAGCAAGGCGGACTGCACCTGCAAGAAGGGCTCGTGCGACTGCTCCAAGTGCCAGAAGCCCAAGCGGCAGGTGATGGACGCGCTGCGCGGCCGTCCCGCCGAATTGAAGCTCCAGGAGGCGCGCTACGACGCCTCCGCCGGCATCTTCATCTGA
- a CDS encoding serine/threonine-protein kinase produces MSSPQTAIPFGNYLLIKRLAVGGMAELFLAQRPPEPELVVLKRILPYLSEEPEFVQMFLDEARIAAQLHHPNIVQTHELGKEGDNIFIAMEYVEGVDLRRVVSEEAKYGATVPYGVAARICAQVAAGLDYAHHSRGVDGRPLELIHRDVSPQNVMIGYDGRIKLVDFGIAKAGAFMERSKPGVIKGKFLYLAPEQVSQERLDHRADIFALGTMLYEITTGRQPFAKPTTEGILYAIRYEDPSPPHLLRDDYPEQLSRIIMRCLTKDRNQRYQRASAVRAELESFLESGALRQSLDVADYTARLLGAEEERTILHIPVARGPGRREATLPLPGARVPVEAAPPQRPSVLESTAPTLSSTTPASEPPVSAAQLTPGLTARPTPRRTSAEALAVPAYSDEPEPATQMARPRDLPTGVRDEDDEVDSDVSTAINTTPTGMQMAALVAAELETDDAEHTVPQRSRLRDERPRPPSAPPVPQAPVRRSGPHSEPPPPPRPSNISEPPRSRRVSPPPAPASVPPRRTPRPDEEASQSVSVTPPAPPRRPPPVDEDEEASRSVSITPATVNQRAVSRPLLPASRLAAPDEEDDYFPTDSGMSTVEHTDPTPTLRPDPDDDESTAGYDGYLSDTDGEAYANTHASLPRRRFPVALLVASGGALLLTLGAGVVWALRTPASAAPRDLSATVLNEPPKPAPETPRPAGSPPAVDTPVPVAPEAAVVALAPDAGSEPVEPAVPAGPEAPEEGATPEPEVADAGTPEPVLVEVRFEAPARTLLWQEGGEKLPINRVISLPPGRVRVRYDCPGRRTPKGTKTYPVEPASEGPLVFQLPCKGRR; encoded by the coding sequence GTGAGCTCGCCCCAGACGGCCATCCCGTTCGGAAACTACCTGCTGATCAAGCGGCTCGCCGTGGGAGGCATGGCGGAGCTGTTCCTGGCGCAGCGTCCGCCCGAGCCGGAGCTGGTGGTCCTGAAGCGGATCCTCCCGTACCTGTCGGAGGAGCCGGAGTTCGTCCAGATGTTCCTGGACGAGGCGCGCATCGCCGCGCAGCTCCACCACCCCAACATCGTGCAGACGCACGAGCTGGGGAAGGAGGGGGACAACATCTTCATCGCCATGGAGTACGTGGAGGGCGTGGACCTGCGGCGCGTGGTGTCCGAGGAGGCCAAGTACGGCGCCACGGTGCCCTACGGCGTGGCGGCGCGCATCTGCGCACAGGTGGCGGCGGGGCTGGACTACGCGCACCACAGCCGGGGCGTGGACGGGCGCCCGCTGGAGCTGATCCACCGGGACGTCAGCCCGCAGAACGTGATGATTGGCTACGACGGGCGCATCAAGCTCGTCGACTTCGGCATCGCCAAGGCCGGCGCGTTCATGGAGCGCAGCAAGCCGGGCGTCATCAAGGGCAAGTTCCTCTACCTGGCGCCGGAGCAGGTGTCGCAGGAGCGGTTGGACCACCGCGCGGACATCTTCGCGCTGGGCACCATGCTGTACGAAATCACCACCGGCCGGCAGCCCTTCGCCAAGCCCACCACCGAGGGCATCCTCTACGCCATCCGCTACGAGGACCCGTCCCCGCCGCACCTGCTGCGCGACGACTACCCGGAGCAGCTGTCGCGCATCATCATGCGGTGCCTGACGAAGGACCGGAACCAGCGCTACCAGCGGGCCTCGGCGGTGCGCGCGGAGCTGGAGTCCTTCCTGGAGTCGGGCGCGCTGCGGCAGAGCCTGGACGTGGCGGACTACACCGCCCGGCTGCTGGGCGCGGAGGAGGAGCGCACCATCCTCCACATCCCCGTGGCCCGGGGGCCGGGGCGGCGGGAGGCCACGTTGCCGCTGCCGGGCGCGCGGGTGCCGGTGGAGGCCGCGCCGCCGCAGCGTCCCTCCGTGCTGGAGTCCACCGCCCCCACGCTGTCCTCCACCACGCCCGCGTCCGAGCCCCCGGTGTCGGCCGCGCAGCTCACCCCGGGCCTCACCGCCCGGCCCACGCCGCGGCGCACCTCCGCCGAGGCGCTGGCGGTGCCCGCCTACTCCGACGAGCCCGAGCCCGCCACGCAGATGGCGCGCCCGCGCGACTTGCCCACCGGCGTCCGGGACGAGGACGACGAGGTGGACTCGGACGTGTCCACCGCCATCAACACCACGCCCACCGGCATGCAGATGGCGGCCCTGGTGGCGGCGGAGCTGGAGACGGACGACGCCGAGCACACCGTGCCGCAGCGGAGCCGCCTTCGCGACGAGCGCCCGCGCCCGCCCTCCGCGCCGCCGGTGCCGCAGGCCCCCGTGCGCCGCTCCGGCCCGCACTCCGAGCCCCCTCCGCCACCGCGCCCCTCCAACATCTCCGAGCCGCCGCGCTCGCGCCGCGTCTCGCCGCCGCCGGCGCCCGCCTCCGTGCCGCCGCGCCGCACGCCGCGCCCGGACGAGGAGGCCTCGCAGTCCGTCTCCGTCACGCCGCCCGCGCCGCCGCGCCGTCCCCCGCCCGTGGACGAGGACGAGGAGGCGTCGCGGTCCGTGTCGATTACGCCGGCGACGGTGAACCAGCGGGCCGTGTCCCGCCCCCTGCTGCCGGCCTCGCGCCTGGCCGCGCCGGACGAGGAGGACGACTACTTCCCCACCGACTCGGGCATGTCCACGGTGGAGCACACCGACCCGACGCCCACGCTGCGGCCGGACCCGGACGACGACGAGTCCACCGCGGGCTACGACGGCTACTTGAGCGATACCGACGGCGAGGCGTACGCGAACACGCACGCCAGCCTCCCCCGGCGCCGCTTTCCGGTGGCGCTGCTGGTGGCGAGCGGCGGCGCGCTGCTGCTGACGCTCGGCGCCGGTGTCGTCTGGGCCCTGCGCACCCCGGCGTCCGCGGCACCTCGAGACCTCTCCGCCACCGTCCTCAACGAGCCCCCGAAGCCGGCGCCCGAGACGCCCCGGCCCGCGGGCTCGCCGCCCGCCGTGGACACGCCCGTGCCAGTCGCCCCCGAGGCGGCCGTGGTGGCGCTGGCTCCGGACGCGGGGAGCGAGCCCGTCGAGCCCGCAGTGCCCGCGGGTCCGGAGGCGCCGGAAGAAGGCGCGACGCCGGAGCCGGAAGTCGCCGACGCGGGCACGCCGGAGCCCGTGCTGGTGGAGGTCCGCTTCGAGGCACCGGCCCGCACCCTGCTGTGGCAGGAGGGGGGCGAGAAGCTGCCCATCAACAGGGTCATCTCCCTGCCGCCCGGCCGGGTCCGGGTCCGATACGACTGCCCGGGACGTCGGACCCCCAAGGGTACAAAAACCTACCCTGTAGAGCCGGCGAGCGAGGGGCCGCTGGTCTTCCAGCTCCCGTGCAAGGGACGGCGCTAG
- a CDS encoding lamin tail domain-containing protein, whose protein sequence is MMIRNGRLVLVAGLTALAAMACSDRDDNSCETNVDCATGQVCTANVCVSPTPPDAGTGTDAGTDAGTDAGTSTTDIPADLSSPENTQIRAFLAATAPTNGNAAPVSPPLPITNVYVTYIAPAVGSTPAGFYVQATAPGPSFLVKLDAAAQTPALAVGDMISFNVTEKTLFNGLNQASAITGLTRASQGAPVQSLVTATPPGLTADISSRADVRSPAALAAYESDLVQVRGTVTGPATASGSSFTTFTFSTAGAPTPSSSFILRMPNTVVSASGINQQCNFTAVAVPYGRFGTTAQISPFRASDLIVACPVIVTGVRSLGATTAEVLFNVSVDAATVAAADFTITPELAVSAVEVTDNKVKLTTAAQTEGTRYTVTAAGLSGTNGAPVSTTAATASFWGAGDAPPTGLIINEVESDNVAATAGAVDDKEFIELINNSDAPVHVGNMVVVLVNASPNGNPPTAPATSRQEYRRFELTSVTDGTTATDTLAPGAVLVLGPATVTNALPAGTLRVTITNPLTDIIQNGADDSVGLLYYPTGVLTDALWYEASKDAAAPTAFTGTIATGAGDRELSFAEGAPTELFESNASDVSFQRKVNPDVAGTVLDTNDNKADFEISLPTPGVKR, encoded by the coding sequence ATGATGATTCGCAATGGGCGGTTGGTGCTGGTGGCTGGTCTCACCGCGCTCGCCGCGATGGCCTGCTCTGACCGTGACGACAACTCGTGTGAGACCAATGTCGACTGCGCCACCGGTCAGGTCTGCACGGCGAATGTCTGCGTATCCCCGACCCCGCCCGATGCCGGGACGGGCACGGACGCCGGGACGGACGCGGGCACGGATGCCGGGACGTCGACGACGGACATCCCCGCGGACCTGAGCAGCCCCGAGAACACGCAGATCCGGGCCTTCCTCGCGGCGACCGCCCCCACCAACGGCAACGCGGCCCCGGTGAGCCCGCCGCTGCCCATCACCAACGTGTACGTCACCTACATCGCGCCCGCGGTCGGCTCCACGCCGGCAGGCTTCTACGTGCAGGCGACCGCGCCGGGCCCCTCCTTCCTCGTGAAGCTGGACGCCGCCGCCCAGACGCCCGCGCTCGCGGTGGGGGACATGATCTCCTTCAACGTGACGGAGAAGACCCTCTTCAACGGCCTCAACCAGGCGAGCGCCATCACCGGCCTCACCCGCGCGAGCCAGGGTGCTCCCGTGCAGAGCCTGGTGACCGCCACCCCCCCGGGCCTCACCGCGGACATCAGCAGCCGCGCGGACGTGAGGAGCCCCGCGGCGCTCGCGGCCTACGAGTCGGACCTCGTGCAGGTGCGCGGCACGGTGACGGGCCCCGCCACCGCCTCGGGCAGCAGCTTCACCACCTTCACCTTCAGCACCGCGGGCGCGCCCACGCCTTCGAGCAGCTTCATCCTGCGCATGCCCAACACCGTGGTGTCGGCCTCGGGCATCAACCAGCAGTGCAACTTCACCGCGGTGGCCGTGCCCTACGGCCGCTTCGGCACCACGGCGCAGATCTCCCCGTTCCGCGCCAGCGACCTCATCGTGGCCTGCCCCGTCATCGTGACGGGCGTGCGCTCGCTGGGCGCGACCACGGCCGAAGTGCTCTTCAACGTGAGCGTGGACGCGGCCACCGTGGCGGCCGCTGACTTCACCATCACCCCGGAGCTCGCCGTCAGTGCGGTGGAAGTCACGGACAACAAGGTGAAGCTCACCACCGCGGCCCAGACAGAGGGCACCCGCTACACCGTGACGGCGGCGGGCCTGAGCGGCACCAACGGGGCTCCCGTGAGCACCACCGCCGCGACCGCCAGCTTCTGGGGCGCCGGCGACGCGCCGCCCACCGGCCTGATCATCAACGAGGTGGAGTCGGACAACGTCGCGGCCACGGCCGGCGCCGTGGATGACAAGGAGTTCATCGAGCTCATCAACAACTCCGACGCCCCCGTGCACGTGGGCAACATGGTGGTGGTGCTCGTCAACGCGAGCCCCAACGGCAACCCGCCCACCGCGCCCGCCACCAGCCGCCAGGAGTACCGCCGCTTCGAGCTGACCTCGGTGACGGATGGAACCACCGCCACCGACACGCTCGCCCCGGGCGCGGTGCTCGTGCTCGGCCCCGCCACCGTGACGAACGCGCTGCCCGCGGGCACCCTGCGCGTCACCATCACCAACCCGCTCACGGACATCATCCAGAACGGCGCGGACGACTCGGTCGGCCTGCTCTACTACCCCACCGGCGTGCTGACCGACGCGCTCTGGTACGAGGCCTCCAAGGATGCCGCCGCCCCCACCGCCTTCACCGGGACCATCGCGACGGGCGCGGGTGACAGGGAGCTCTCCTTCGCCGAGGGCGCCCCGACCGAGCTCTTCGAGAGCAACGCCAGCGACGTGTCCTTCCAGCGCAAGGTGAACCCCGACGTGGCCGGCACGGTGCTGGACACGAACGACAACAAGGCCGACTTCGAAATCTCGCTGCCCACCCCGGGCGTCAAGCGCTAG